A region from the Aegilops tauschii subsp. strangulata cultivar AL8/78 chromosome 5, Aet v6.0, whole genome shotgun sequence genome encodes:
- the LOC120964510 gene encoding secreted RxLR effector protein 161-like produces the protein MQNRLQLCKTGTGDAMDATRYRSVVGSLRYLCNTRPDITYAVGIVSRYLEAPAELHWAAVKQILRYVSGTLEYGCCYKRGGISAPEVIGYSDSDHAGNVDDRRSTTGVVFFLDSSVITWISQKQKVVAISSCEAEYMAAASATCQGVWLCRFLGELTGDAPTMAKPSTTNGKVDVDHVGTDGQLADVLTKALGRIKFIELRQKLGVVKVIPEHKD, from the exons ATGCAGAATCGTCTCCAGCTGTGCAAGACGGGCACCGGTGACGCCATGGATGCCACACGATACAGAAGCGTCGTCGGCAGCCTTCGATACCTCTGCAACACTCGACCTGACATCACCTACGCCGTCGGCATCGTCAGCAGGTATCTGGAGGCGCCTGCAGAATTGCATTGGGCTGCGGTGAAGCAAATCCTCCGCTATGTTAGCGGGACTTTGGAGTATGGTTGCTGCTACAAGCGCGGAGGAATTTCAGCGCCGGAGGTGATTGGCTACAGCGACAGCGATCACGCCGGCAACGTGGATGATCGGCGGAGTACGACTGGAGTGGTGTTCTTCCTTGACTCCAGCGTGATCACCTGGATATCTCAGAAGCAGAAGGTCGTCGCCATCTCGTCATGCGAGGCTGAGTACATGGCGGCGGCATCCGCAACATGCCAGGGTGTGTGGCTGTGCAGGTTCCTTGGCGAGCTCACCGGCGACGCGCCAACAATGGCTAAGCCGTCGACAACAA ATGGCAAGGTGGATGTCGACCATGTTGGCACTGATGGACAGCTTGCCGATGTTCTCACCAAGGCGCTGGGCAGAATCAAGTTCATTGAGCTGCGACAGAAGCTCGGCGTTGTTAAGGTGATCCCTGAGCACAAGGATTAG